The following are encoded in a window of Castanea sativa cultivar Marrone di Chiusa Pesio chromosome 9, ASM4071231v1 genomic DNA:
- the LOC142610858 gene encoding nuclear intron maturase 3, mitochondrial-like → MIIHLRRINPLEFRSPNRSPLTLFSTLLQNPSPPPKTQTQNPTETLTKPQLKALVLTQFSHGKFSNLVSNVLALPNVLLTACQNLTTSQPNIALNSLDSQSLLNSVSRRFDIEEMGRQLCENRFDIEACCVTMMPSRMKGESLVLPNLKLKVLIEAIRMVLEIVYDERFVTFSYGGRVGMGRHTAIRYLKNSVENPSWWFSVTFDRERFDDRHVNKLCLFIEEKIKDGSLIGYIKRLFECEVVGIELGGCYLGRGFPQESGLCSILINIYFNGFDKEIQDMRLQKNQENPKFKSEQLVWMSGLFYKPVKMYVVRYLDEILVITSGSKMLTMDFKNWVLKYLEGRLDLRVDKMMTAIHSAVSENISFLGMELQAVPPSVLHPPMTEKAIRARKKYLRQKEVRALEFKNARERNRKILGMKILQHVFKKLKQSDGFKFDFQIENEVREIFRNWTDEVVQDFLGSLEERWEWHRMLTAGDFLSLRHIRDQLPQDLVDAYDKFQEQVDKYLSPVQARKALEKEEKRVEEEEERKYAKSTVEDLTRLCMKVDAPIELVRKAVKMAGFTNNMGRPRPIKLLIALEDTDIIKWYAGIGRRWLDFFCCCHNFKNVKTAVTYHLRFSCILTLAEKHESTKREAIKHYTKDLKVSDFKGNEEVYFPTEREVKMMGDQNLSDPRPVDGALSLALIRLASDEPSCSCISHFCDRMDTVYYRVRLLQNRLNVNPSVEDKWVPGMGAIHESLNQKCLPLCSQHINDLYMGNITLQDIDCTAFVDVD, encoded by the coding sequence ATGATTATACACCTCAGAAGAATAAACCCACTTGAATTCAGGTCTCCAAATCGCTCCCCTCTCACACTATTCTCAACTCTCTTACAAAACCCGTCTCCaccccccaaaacccaaacccaaaaccccacAGAAACCCTCACAAAACCCCAACTCAAAGCCTTAGTTCTCACTCAATTCTCACATGGCAAATTCTCCAATCTTGTCTCAAATGTCCTTGCTTTGCCCAACGTCCTCCTCACTGCCTGCCAAAACCTCACCACCTCACAACCCAACATTGCCCTCAACTCCCTTGACTCACAGTCTCTTCTCAACTCGGTCTCGAGGCGGTTTGATATCGAGGAAATGGGCCGCCAGCTCTGTGAGAATCGGTTTGATATTGAAGCTTGTTGTGTCACAATGATGCCCTCAAGAATGAAAGGTGAGTCCTTGGTCTTGCCCAACTTGAAATTAAAGGTTTTGATTGAAGCTATTAGGATGGTATTGGAAATTGTGTATGATGAACGGTTTGTAACTTTTTCTTATGGTGGGCGTGTCGGTATGGGACGCCACACCGCCATTAGGTACCTTAAGAACTCGGTAGAGAATCCTAGTTGGTGGTTTAGTGTCACGTTTGATAGAGAAAGGTTTGATGATAGGCATGTAAATAAGTTGTGTTTGTttattgaagagaaaataaaagatggtTCTTTGATTGGTTATATAAAGAGGTTGTTTGAGTGTGAGGTGGTGGGAATTGAATTGGGTGGTTGTTACTTAGGAAGGGGGTTTCCTCAAGAAAGCGGGTTGTGTTCGATTTTGATTAATATTTACTTTAATGGGTTTGATAAAGAAATTCAAGATATGCGTCTTCAGAAAAATCAGGAGAATCCAAAGTTTAAATCAGAGCAGCTTGTTTGGATGTCTGGCCTGTTTTATAAGCCAGTGAAGATGTATGTAGTCAGgtatttggatgaaatattaGTGATAACGTCAGGGTCGAAGATGTTGACCATGGACTTTAAGAATTGGGTTTTGAAATATTTAGAAGGTAGGTTGGATTTGAGGGTGGATAAAATGATGACGGCAATTCATAGTGCGGTATCTGAGAATATTAGTTTTCTAGGTATGGAACTACAGGCGGTTCCACCTTCAGTTTTGCATCCTCCCATGACGGAGAAAGCAATTAGGGCACGGAAGAAGTACCTTAGGCAGAAGGAAGTTAGAGCTTTGGAATTTAAAAATGCTAGAGAGAGGAATAGAAAGATACTGGGGATGAAGATATTGCAACATGTTTTTAAGAAGTTGAAGCAAAGTGATGGGTTTAAATTTGACTTTCAAATTGAAAATGAGGTTCGAGAAATCTTCAGAAATTGGACTGATGAAGTGGTCCAAGATTTCTTGGGTTCCTTGGAAGAGCGTTGGGAATGGCATCGGATGCTTACAGCAGGGGATTTTCTCTCTTTAAGGCACATTAGAGATCAATTACCCCAAGATCTGGTTGATGCTTATGATAAGTTCCAAGAGCAAGTTGACAAGTATTTGAGTCCGGTCCAAGCTAGAAAGGCattagagaaagaagaaaagagagtggaggaggaagaggaaagGAAATATGCCAAGAGCACGGTTGAGGATTTGACGAGGCTGTGTATGAAAGTTGATGCACCAATAGAACTTGTTAGGAAGGCAGTTAAGATGGCTGGTTTTACAAATAACATGGGTCGCCCTAGGCCGATCAAGTTACTCATTGCTCTTGAAGATACTGATATTATAAAGTGGTATGCAGGTATAGGGAGAAGGTGGCTTGATTTCTTCTGCTGCTGTCACAACTTCAAGAATGTTAAAACTGCAGTAACTTATCACTTGAGATTCTCTTGCATTTTGACACTAGCAGAGAAGCATGAATCAACCAAGCGTGAAGCCATTAAGCATTACACTAAAGATTTGAAGGTCTCTGATTTTAAAGGAAATGAAGAAGTGTACTTCCCCACAGAAAGAGAGGTTAAAATGATGGGAGATCAAAATCTTTCAGATCCAAGGCCTGTTGATGGGGCTTTATCTTTGGCTTTGATCAGGTTGGCTTCTGATGAGCCTTCATGTTCCTGTATCAGTCATTTCTGTGACAGAATGGATACTGTTTATTATCGGGTACGGTTACTGCAGAACCGTTTGAATGTGAATCCATCTGTTGAGGACAAGTGGGTCCCAGGGATGGGTGCAATTCATGAAAGTCTCAATCAGAAATGCCTCCCTCTCTGTTCTCAGCACATAAACGATTTGTATATGGGGAATATCACCCTGCAAGACATTGACTGCACTGCATTTGTGGATGTGGACTGA